The genomic DNA CACGACACCTTCATCCTTGAGATGGGCGATCACGTCGTCGAGCGGGGTCGCGACGATGAAGCAAAGGTCGGCCGAGCCAGGTGTCGCCCGCCACGCCTTCGGCTCGAACTCGCGACCCGCCTGATGCAGGTTGATCTTCTGATTGCCGAAATGGAGTGCCTCGCGCCCCTCGCCGAACGCGACCGGCTTCATGCCCAGGACGCGCTCATAAAACGCCTTCGTCGCCGCGAGGTCGGCGACCGTGAGCACGAGATGGTCGAGGCGATCGAGTTTGATTCGGTCCATCGAGGTTCCTTGGGGCGCAGCGGCTGAATTGCCGGAGACGGTGGTAGAGCATGGCACCTCGCAAGCATACTCGCAACGAGAGGGGCATTGCCGCAGCCTGTTTCGACAGTGCACACTG from Alphaproteobacteria bacterium includes the following:
- a CDS encoding VOC family protein, whose translation is MDRIKLDRLDHLVLTVADLAATKAFYERVLGMKPVAFGEGREALHFGNQKINLHQAGREFEPKAWRATPGSADLCFIVATPLDDVIAHLKDEGVVIIHGPVAKTGATGPLRSVYVRDPDGNLIELSNLLGS